The proteins below are encoded in one region of Lysobacterales bacterium:
- the aceB gene encoding malate synthase A: protein MAADASHPAPVTVAAPAGSPDPDLLTPPVLALVAGLEQRFGARRRDLLTRRHERQLAIDAGALPDFDPASADLRNSDWQVATLPDLLLDRRVEITGPVDRKMVINGLNSGARVFMADFEDASSPTWANMVEGQANLRDAVAGTIEYRSPQGRVYRLAGRTAVLMVRPRGWHLDEKHVRLDGAPVSASLFDAAVFCALCAVDLHRAGRGPFLYLPKLEHGAEAALWDDVLAAIESALDLPRDTIKVTVLIETLPAAFQMDEILHALRGRVVALNCGRWDYIFSTIKTLRARPDRLLPDRGQVTMAAPFLRAYADLLVRSCHRRGALAMGGMAAQIPIRGDEAANTAALDKVRADKLREVRAGHDGTWVAHPDLIAVAQTVFDTHMPGPNQREVRRDEVSVGRDALLDLPSGPVTAAGYRSNVEVAVRYMAAWLDGLGCVPIHHLMEDAATAEIARAQLWQWQRHGARLDDGRVVDGRLFDGTLDQVLAGLRAADPAALPGHGRLDAAAALLAQATHATELPDFLTLPAYAQLP, encoded by the coding sequence ATGGCAGCGGACGCCTCCCATCCCGCCCCGGTCACCGTCGCCGCTCCTGCCGGCAGCCCCGACCCCGACCTCCTGACGCCGCCGGTCCTCGCACTGGTCGCCGGCCTCGAACAGCGCTTTGGCGCGCGTCGGCGCGACCTGCTGACCCGTCGCCACGAACGCCAGCTGGCCATCGATGCCGGCGCCCTGCCCGATTTCGACCCGGCCTCCGCCGACCTGCGCAACAGCGACTGGCAGGTGGCGACCCTGCCCGACCTGCTGCTCGACCGTCGCGTCGAGATCACCGGTCCGGTCGACCGCAAGATGGTGATCAACGGCCTGAACTCGGGCGCCCGGGTGTTCATGGCCGACTTCGAGGACGCCAGCTCGCCGACCTGGGCGAACATGGTCGAAGGCCAGGCCAACCTGCGCGACGCGGTGGCCGGCACCATCGAATATCGCTCGCCACAGGGCCGGGTCTACCGCCTGGCCGGACGCACGGCCGTGCTGATGGTGCGGCCGCGCGGCTGGCACCTGGACGAGAAGCACGTCCGGCTCGACGGCGCGCCGGTCTCCGCCAGCCTGTTCGATGCCGCGGTGTTCTGCGCGCTGTGCGCCGTCGACCTGCACCGCGCCGGGCGCGGCCCCTTCCTCTACCTGCCCAAGCTGGAACACGGCGCCGAGGCGGCGCTGTGGGACGACGTTCTGGCCGCGATCGAGTCGGCACTTGACCTGCCGCGCGACACCATCAAGGTCACCGTGCTGATCGAGACCCTGCCGGCGGCGTTCCAGATGGACGAGATCCTGCACGCCCTGCGCGGCCGTGTGGTGGCGCTCAACTGCGGCCGCTGGGACTACATCTTCAGCACCATCAAGACGCTGCGCGCGCGCCCGGACCGCCTGCTGCCCGACCGCGGCCAGGTCACCATGGCCGCGCCGTTCCTGCGCGCCTACGCCGACCTGCTGGTGCGCAGCTGCCACCGGCGCGGCGCCCTAGCGATGGGCGGCATGGCCGCGCAGATCCCGATCCGCGGCGACGAGGCGGCCAATACCGCGGCGCTGGACAAGGTGCGCGCCGACAAGCTGCGCGAGGTCCGGGCCGGCCACGACGGCACCTGGGTGGCGCATCCGGACCTGATCGCCGTGGCCCAGACAGTGTTCGACACCCACATGCCCGGCCCGAACCAGCGCGAGGTCCGCCGCGACGAGGTCTCGGTCGGCCGGGACGCGCTGCTGGACCTGCCGTCCGGCCCGGTCACTGCCGCCGGCTACCGCAGCAATGTCGAGGTCGCGGTGCGCTACATGGCCGCCTGGCTGGACGGCCTGGGCTGCGTCCCGATCCACCACCTGATGGAGGACGCCGCCACCGCCGAGATCGCCCGCGCGCAACTGTGGCAATGGCAGCGCCATGGCGCCCGCCTGGACGACGGACGCGTCGTGGACGGCCGCCTGTTCGACGGCACCCTCGACCAGGTGCTGGCAGGGCTGCGCGCCGCCGATCCCGCCGCCCTGCCCGGCCACGGCCGCCTGGACGCCGCCGCCGCGCTGCTGGCGCAGGCCACGCACGCCACCGAACTGCCCGACTTCCTGACCCTGCCCGCCTACGCGCAGCTGCCCTGA
- the aceA gene encoding isocitrate lyase, translating into MSTAPNAEQLKLDWANHPRWQGVQRPYGAEDVVRLRGTVHVEHSLARRGAERLWRSLHELPFVNALGALTGNQAMQQVKAGLQAIYLSGWQVAADANTAGAMYPDQSLYPVDSVPQVVRRINNTLLRADQLHHAEGHDGIDWLVPIVADAEAGFGGVLNAYELMKHMIEAGAAGVHFEDQLASAKKCGHMGGKVLVPTREAVQKLVAARLAADVAGVPTLIVARTDAMGAGLVTSDIDDNDRPFLTGQRTVEGFFEVRMGIGQAISRGLAYAPYADLIWCETSTPDLDEARRFAQAIHDRHPGKLLAYNCSPSFNWKKNLDEATIAAFQKELAAMGYRFQFITLAGFHALNHSMFQLARGYRERQMAAYVELQEAEFAAEAQGYTAARHQREVGTGYFDQVNQVIAGGLSSLSALHGSTEEQQFVHAA; encoded by the coding sequence ATGAGCACCGCGCCGAACGCCGAGCAACTCAAGCTGGACTGGGCCAACCACCCGCGCTGGCAGGGCGTGCAGCGCCCCTACGGGGCCGAGGACGTCGTCCGCTTGCGCGGCACCGTGCACGTCGAGCATTCCCTGGCACGCCGGGGCGCCGAGCGCCTGTGGCGTTCGCTGCACGAGCTGCCGTTCGTCAATGCCTTGGGCGCATTGACCGGCAACCAGGCGATGCAACAGGTCAAGGCCGGCCTGCAGGCCATCTACCTGTCCGGCTGGCAGGTCGCCGCCGATGCCAACACCGCCGGCGCCATGTATCCGGACCAGTCCCTGTACCCGGTCGACTCTGTGCCGCAGGTGGTGCGCCGGATCAACAACACCCTGCTGCGCGCCGACCAGCTCCACCACGCCGAAGGCCACGACGGGATCGACTGGCTGGTGCCGATCGTCGCCGACGCCGAGGCCGGCTTCGGCGGCGTGCTCAACGCCTACGAGCTGATGAAGCACATGATCGAGGCCGGCGCCGCCGGCGTGCACTTCGAGGACCAGCTCGCCAGCGCCAAGAAGTGCGGGCACATGGGCGGCAAGGTGCTGGTGCCCACCCGCGAGGCGGTGCAGAAGCTGGTCGCCGCCCGCCTGGCCGCCGACGTCGCCGGCGTGCCGACCCTGATCGTCGCCCGCACCGACGCCATGGGCGCCGGCCTGGTCACCTCCGACATCGACGACAACGACCGGCCGTTCCTGACCGGCCAGCGCACCGTCGAGGGCTTCTTCGAGGTGCGCATGGGCATCGGGCAGGCGATCAGCCGGGGCCTGGCCTACGCGCCCTACGCCGACCTGATCTGGTGCGAGACCTCGACGCCGGACCTGGACGAAGCACGCCGCTTCGCGCAGGCCATCCACGACCGCCATCCGGGCAAGCTGCTGGCCTACAACTGCTCGCCCAGCTTCAACTGGAAGAAGAACCTGGACGAGGCCACCATCGCCGCCTTCCAGAAGGAACTGGCGGCGATGGGCTACCGCTTCCAGTTCATCACCCTGGCCGGCTTCCACGCCCTCAACCATTCGATGTTCCAGCTCGCCCGCGGCTACCGGGAGCGGCAGATGGCCGCCTACGTCGAGCTGCAGGAGGCCGAGTTCGCGGCGGAGGCGCAGGGCTACACGGCCGCCCGCCACCAGCGCGAGGTCGGCACCGGCTACTTCGACCAGGTCAACCAGGTGATCGCCGGCGGCCTGTCATCGTTGTCGGCCCTGCACGGCTCGACGGAGGAACAGCAGTTCGTGCACGCGGCCTGA
- a CDS encoding transglutaminase domain-containing protein produces the protein MKAMPEHDLTTGTSGRRPARPGHATRLAAGRVLALLLAALTMPAAVADDLAARSLALVEQLLVTAPFRIPASARQGEIRYEVRFRDGRHWSWPQTGEQRVRTDRGGWWLTVCDDCGSEARPDDAELDRLRLPNAWVDSDHPRVRRFARRHAGSGTLATRMRRLTQAVQAHMDGAVDYRYYDSASVVLRSRSGDCTEAAVLLAATARAIGLPARIAYGLAYSSRFTGRAHVFSPHAWVQVWDGERWRSFDAALGDFDAGLIALHLGDGDPASLPAVMEAIAHLHIESAAEVRRSRRVPSGQPADAGRPQSSSSS, from the coding sequence ATGAAGGCGATGCCCGAACACGACCTGACCACTGGCACGTCCGGCCGCCGCCCGGCGCGCCCGGGCCACGCGACCCGGCTTGCGGCCGGACGGGTACTGGCTTTGCTGCTTGCGGCCCTCACCATGCCGGCCGCCGTGGCAGACGACCTGGCCGCGCGTTCTCTGGCCCTGGTGGAGCAATTGCTGGTGACGGCGCCATTCCGAATCCCGGCCAGCGCCCGACAGGGGGAGATCCGGTACGAGGTGCGCTTCCGCGACGGTCGCCACTGGTCCTGGCCGCAGACCGGCGAGCAGCGCGTACGCACGGACCGAGGCGGGTGGTGGCTGACCGTCTGCGACGACTGCGGCAGCGAGGCCCGGCCGGACGACGCCGAACTCGACCGCCTGCGCCTGCCGAATGCCTGGGTCGACAGCGACCATCCCCGTGTGCGCCGCTTCGCCCGGCGCCATGCGGGCAGCGGCACGCTGGCGACCCGCATGAGACGCCTGACCCAGGCGGTGCAGGCGCATATGGACGGGGCGGTCGACTACCGATACTACGACAGCGCCAGTGTGGTGTTGCGCTCACGCAGCGGCGACTGCACGGAGGCCGCCGTACTGCTGGCAGCGACCGCGCGTGCGATCGGGTTGCCGGCGCGCATCGCCTACGGCCTGGCCTACTCCAGCCGGTTCACGGGACGCGCGCACGTGTTCAGTCCGCATGCCTGGGTACAGGTCTGGGACGGGGAACGCTGGCGCAGCTTCGACGCCGCGCTGGGGGACTTCGACGCCGGCCTGATCGCCCTGCATCTGGGCGACGGCGATCCCGCTTCGCTGCCGGCGGTGATGGAGGCGATCGCGCACCTGCACATCGAGTCGGCTGCCGAGGTCAGGCGAAGCCGGCGGGTGCCATCCGGGCAGCCGGCCGATGCCGGGCGGCCTCAGTCGTCGTCGTCCTCGTAG